One window of Dyadobacter sandarakinus genomic DNA carries:
- a CDS encoding DNA methyltransferase: protein MASSIVTNEDNMDMMARYPDKFFDLALIDPPYGIGSALVKGGGTRGAKFDKNEESIKWDIAPNQSFFDELFRVSKNQIIWGSNYFNLPPTRCNIIWDKIQEFTGSDFELAWSSFNKASKAFRMSRVEAYTNGKIHPTQKPTKLYKWLLHNYAQSGDKILDTHMGSQSSRIAAHDMGYDYWGCELDQTYFEKGCYRFNEHIKQLDLFPV, encoded by the coding sequence ATGGCATCAAGCATTGTGACAAACGAGGACAACATGGACATGATGGCCCGTTATCCTGACAAGTTCTTTGATTTGGCTCTCATTGACCCTCCGTATGGGATTGGGAGTGCGCTGGTAAAGGGAGGAGGAACTAGAGGGGCAAAGTTCGACAAAAACGAAGAGTCTATTAAATGGGATATTGCTCCAAATCAGTCTTTTTTTGACGAATTATTTAGGGTATCTAAAAACCAAATAATATGGGGCTCTAACTATTTTAATCTTCCTCCTACAAGGTGTAACATCATTTGGGATAAAATACAAGAGTTTACTGGGTCAGACTTTGAGTTGGCTTGGAGTTCATTTAACAAGGCATCAAAAGCTTTTCGCATGAGTCGAGTTGAGGCTTATACGAATGGGAAGATTCATCCAACTCAAAAACCAACTAAATTATATAAATGGCTTCTACACAACTATGCCCAGTCAGGTGATAAAATCCTAGACACTCATATGGGCAGTCAGTCTTCCAGAATAGCTGCTCATGACATGGGATACGACTATTGGGGATGCGAGCTTGACCAAACATACTTTGAAAAAGGATGCTACAGGTTTAATGAACACATCAAACAGCTTGATCTTTTTCCCGTATGA
- a CDS encoding replicative DNA helicase: MNQILPPHDTDIEKDVLSVMCNRPELIYQVENILNTECFYRMDHQYLFDVIMNIHNSGSSVTQSAILHQIVPTGKKDILATYQEIKKFFTSDRHLASNAEVLVELSTKRALLVKAYELLGMIEKNAQIEDIEREVSEATNIVISRNTNTEPILMGEAVDGMLELMNREKTEGISGITTGVSILDSITGGWEFDDKVIIAGRPGMGKTAVATYHANVAAAAGNPTAFVSLEVRPSKLASRMISNSSGFSASDITKGRLADNQKKIVVERGNSARKLPLYFYDNTRSRDINDITRTLRSWHRKYGLKIVFIDYIGLICDRTVKNRSDKTAVTESVQSKLTELGDQLGIPLIIFSQLNRENESKSDKRPTLNNLKSSGKLEEDATRVIFLYRQDYYDANESDSRGVDFIPSHNIEYIFAKNREGELGPVELKCNVALNRVYEISRVPAAQPQLNGFQKNESLNGHSHSFN, from the coding sequence ATGAACCAGATACTCCCACCCCACGACACTGACATTGAGAAAGACGTCCTTTCGGTGATGTGTAACCGTCCTGAGCTGATCTACCAGGTAGAAAACATCCTGAACACTGAGTGCTTCTACCGGATGGATCATCAATACCTGTTCGATGTGATCATGAACATTCATAACTCGGGATCCTCGGTTACTCAAAGTGCGATTCTTCACCAGATCGTCCCAACGGGCAAAAAGGACATTCTTGCTACCTACCAGGAGATCAAAAAGTTTTTCACCTCCGACCGGCATCTGGCTTCGAATGCAGAAGTGTTGGTTGAACTTTCCACCAAGCGGGCCTTGCTAGTTAAGGCTTATGAGTTACTGGGGATGATCGAAAAGAACGCCCAAATCGAAGATATCGAACGCGAAGTATCAGAAGCCACCAACATCGTGATCAGCCGAAACACGAACACTGAACCGATACTGATGGGAGAAGCTGTTGATGGAATGCTTGAGTTAATGAATCGGGAGAAGACGGAAGGTATCTCAGGAATCACCACAGGAGTATCCATCCTTGACTCAATTACAGGAGGCTGGGAGTTTGACGACAAAGTGATTATTGCCGGCCGGCCAGGTATGGGTAAAACGGCTGTCGCTACTTATCACGCCAATGTTGCAGCTGCTGCCGGAAATCCTACTGCCTTTGTATCTCTCGAAGTCAGGCCCTCAAAGCTCGCCTCGCGGATGATTTCAAATTCAAGTGGGTTCTCGGCCAGCGATATCACGAAGGGAAGACTTGCTGATAACCAGAAGAAGATAGTGGTTGAACGTGGGAACAGTGCCCGGAAGCTGCCATTGTATTTCTACGATAATACCCGTTCTAGGGACATCAACGACATTACCAGAACGCTTAGGTCCTGGCACCGGAAGTATGGCTTGAAGATCGTTTTCATTGACTACATCGGCTTGATCTGCGACAGAACCGTAAAGAACAGGTCAGACAAAACTGCTGTCACCGAGAGTGTTCAGTCCAAACTAACGGAATTGGGGGATCAACTTGGCATACCACTGATCATTTTCTCACAGCTCAACCGGGAGAACGAATCCAAGTCCGATAAAAGGCCAACGCTGAACAACCTGAAAAGCTCTGGCAAGCTGGAAGAAGATGCCACCCGGGTAATATTCCTGTATCGTCAGGACTACTACGATGCAAACGAGTCTGACTCACGAGGCGTGGACTTTATCCCCTCCCACAACATTGAATACATTTTTGCCAAAAACAGAGAAGGCGAACTTGGGCCGGTTGAATTGAAATGCAATGTGGCACTAAACCGGGTTTACGAAATATCAAGAGTGCCGGCCGCTCAACCACAGCTCAACGGGTTTCAAAAGAACGAAAGCCTTAACGGCCATAGCCACTCCTTCAATTGA
- a CDS encoding Arm DNA-binding domain-containing protein — protein sequence MIYGFFVFVPAIQISVRQSKINRNNQLPLYMRVTVGRGRFQVATRKSVPPERWSGSSGKANGTTIDAREANAFSDSLGQVMLMACNCKPFRMTY from the coding sequence ATGATTTACGGGTTTTTTGTTTTCGTGCCCGCTATCCAAATCTCGGTTAGGCAATCGAAAATCAATCGCAACAATCAATTGCCTCTTTACATGCGGGTAACGGTTGGAAGGGGAAGGTTTCAAGTAGCAACGAGGAAATCAGTACCACCGGAAAGGTGGTCGGGCAGCTCTGGAAAAGCAAATGGTACGACAATAGATGCGAGAGAAGCCAACGCATTTTCAGATTCTCTGGGGCAGGTAATGCTTATGGCATGCAACTGCAAACCATTCAGGATGACTTATTAA